From a region of the Deinococcus aestuarii genome:
- a CDS encoding ATP-binding protein, which produces MSLTPTELQAYLSALISGDLKLSTMIWGPPGVGKSSVVAQVAHRHGLGFVDVRLSQLAPTDLRGLPVPESDGQGGGVSRWYPPEFLPRSGHGVLFLDEVNMAPPTMQGMAQQLILDRRVGSYELPEGWFVWAAGNRKEDRASVFDMPAPLANRFLHLAVRPDFDAWRAYALGRGLHEHVVAFLTFRPELLHRLDPAQPAWPSPRAWEMASQLHRAHLDVSSAVGEAAGAEFGAFVRLYEQLPDLGLVLRGQGAGLRLPDEPSVRYAAVVGLAARAQGADEAYHAFLWLSESAGPEWLQLYVATLVSKFQAIGQLGELAGLLGRDERLAALVQGTLALAEG; this is translated from the coding sequence GTGAGCCTCACCCCCACCGAACTGCAAGCGTACCTGTCGGCCCTGATCAGCGGGGACCTCAAGCTCTCCACGATGATCTGGGGGCCGCCCGGCGTGGGCAAGAGCAGCGTGGTCGCGCAGGTGGCGCACAGGCACGGCCTGGGGTTCGTGGACGTGCGGCTCTCGCAGCTCGCCCCCACCGACCTGCGCGGCCTGCCCGTGCCCGAGTCCGACGGTCAGGGAGGCGGCGTGAGCCGGTGGTACCCGCCCGAGTTCCTGCCCCGGTCGGGACACGGGGTCCTCTTTCTGGACGAGGTGAACATGGCCCCGCCCACCATGCAGGGGATGGCGCAGCAGCTCATCCTCGACCGCCGGGTGGGGAGCTACGAGCTGCCGGAGGGCTGGTTCGTGTGGGCCGCCGGAAACCGCAAGGAGGACCGCGCCTCGGTCTTCGACATGCCCGCGCCCCTCGCCAACCGGTTTTTACACCTCGCCGTGCGGCCTGACTTCGACGCGTGGCGGGCGTACGCGCTGGGGCGCGGCCTGCACGAGCACGTCGTCGCCTTTCTCACCTTCCGGCCCGAGCTGCTGCACCGCCTCGACCCCGCCCAGCCCGCGTGGCCCAGCCCGCGCGCCTGGGAGATGGCCTCGCAGCTTCACCGCGCCCACCTCGACGTGTCCTCCGCCGTGGGGGAAGCCGCCGGGGCCGAGTTCGGCGCCTTCGTCCGCCTGTACGAGCAGCTTCCCGACCTCGGCCTGGTGCTGCGCGGCCAGGGCGCGGGCCTGCGGTTGCCCGACGAGCCCAGCGTCCGCTACGCCGCCGTCGTGGGGCTGGCCGCCCGCGCGCAGGGCGCCGACGAGGCCTATCACGCCTTCTTGTGGCTCTCGGAAAGCGCCGGGCCCGAGTGGCTGCAACTCTACGTCGCCACGCTGGTGAGCAAGTTCCAGGCCATCGGGCAACTCGGCGAGCTGGCCGGGCTCCTCGGGCGCGACGAGCGGCTGGCGGCGCTGGTGCAGGGGACGCTGGCGTTGGCGGAAGGATGA
- a CDS encoding vWA domain-containing protein — protein sequence MTSPVPPDFGRLISGSRLRLRGKSAFFATLLLHAEFVPSREVVAAGTDGERVYVNPEVAASLPPDVLDGLLLHEVLHAALSHVERRGPREKKRWNRAADTIVNGMVAAAGLPTPPQAARDEHLEKLSVEEVYTALEGREGDEGEEDSDDLLDGPPSDAPPKGSKPGQNAARQWRQALAQARSVDAMTGGKGDDPLGAHRELARLSPARLDWRAHLWRFLARTPVDFGGFDRRFIGRGLYLEALDDESLTALIAVDTSGSVDDQAVRALVAEVQGVLGAYPHVKAILYYADTEAYGPFELRPGDAIPQPQGGGGTDFRPIFRLSETHEPDVLVYLTDGYGDFPEQAPKMPTLWVVPPGGLEDEGFPFGDVLRLGE from the coding sequence ATGACCTCCCCCGTCCCCCCCGACTTCGGGCGCCTGATCTCCGGCTCCCGGCTGCGGCTGCGCGGCAAGTCGGCCTTCTTCGCCACGCTGCTGCTGCACGCGGAGTTCGTGCCCTCGCGGGAGGTCGTCGCGGCGGGCACGGACGGTGAGCGGGTGTACGTGAACCCGGAGGTCGCGGCGAGCCTGCCCCCCGACGTGCTCGACGGCCTGCTCCTCCACGAGGTGCTGCACGCCGCGCTCTCACACGTGGAGCGGCGCGGGCCGCGCGAGAAGAAGCGCTGGAACCGGGCCGCCGACACCATCGTGAACGGGATGGTGGCCGCCGCCGGGCTGCCGACCCCGCCCCAGGCCGCGCGCGACGAGCACCTGGAAAAGCTCAGCGTGGAGGAGGTCTACACCGCCCTGGAGGGCCGGGAGGGGGACGAGGGCGAGGAAGATTCGGACGACCTGCTCGACGGCCCGCCCTCCGACGCGCCGCCGAAGGGGAGCAAACCGGGGCAGAACGCGGCGCGGCAGTGGCGGCAGGCGCTGGCCCAGGCCCGCAGCGTGGACGCGATGACGGGCGGCAAGGGAGACGATCCGCTGGGCGCCCACCGCGAACTCGCCCGGCTCTCTCCGGCCAGGCTCGACTGGCGGGCGCACCTGTGGCGCTTCCTGGCGCGGACGCCGGTGGACTTCGGGGGCTTCGACCGCCGCTTCATCGGGCGGGGGCTGTACCTGGAGGCGCTGGACGACGAGTCGCTGACCGCGCTGATCGCCGTGGACACCTCGGGCAGCGTGGACGATCAGGCTGTCAGGGCCCTCGTCGCCGAGGTACAGGGCGTCCTGGGCGCGTACCCGCACGTCAAGGCGATCCTCTACTACGCGGACACCGAGGCGTACGGCCCCTTCGAGCTGCGGCCCGGCGACGCGATCCCCCAGCCGCAGGGCGGGGGCGGAACGGACTTCCGGCCCATCTTCCGCCTCAGCGAGACCCACGAGCCCGACGTGCTGGTCTACCTGACGGACGGGTACGGCGACTTCCCGGAGCAGGCCCCGAAGATGCCGACCCTCTGGGTGGTGCCGCCCGGGGGCCTGGAGGACGAGGGCTTTCCCTTCGGGGACGTGCTGCGGCTGGGGGAGTGA
- a CDS encoding NADPH-dependent F420 reductase gives MRMGVIGSGMVGQRLAADLARLGHEVVVGTRDPGKLEGFVAEHPGVRAATNAGAAAFGEMILLATRWEGTREALDLAGEENLNGKTLVDITNPLDFSGGRPALALGWNTSAGEQVQGWIPGARVVKALNIVTADAMLNPRTFVGGEPDMFIAGNDAAAKGEVTRLLEGVGWGVVDLGDITMSRYIEPLALIWITHAANSGWTKRDHAFKLLNR, from the coding sequence ATGAGAATGGGCGTCATCGGCTCCGGCATGGTCGGCCAGCGGCTCGCGGCGGACCTGGCGCGTCTGGGGCACGAGGTCGTGGTCGGCACCCGCGACCCGGGCAAGCTGGAGGGTTTTGTGGCCGAGCACCCGGGCGTGCGGGCAGCCACGAATGCCGGGGCCGCCGCCTTCGGGGAGATGATCCTCCTGGCGACGAGGTGGGAGGGCACCCGGGAGGCGCTGGACCTGGCGGGCGAGGAGAACCTGAACGGCAAGACCCTTGTGGACATCACCAACCCGCTCGACTTCTCGGGGGGACGGCCCGCCCTCGCGCTGGGCTGGAACACCTCAGCGGGCGAGCAGGTGCAGGGCTGGATTCCGGGCGCCCGGGTGGTCAAGGCGCTCAACATCGTCACGGCAGACGCCATGCTCAACCCGCGAACGTTCGTCGGCGGCGAGCCCGACATGTTCATCGCCGGGAACGACGCGGCCGCGAAGGGAGAGGTCACGCGGCTCCTCGAAGGGGTCGGCTGGGGCGTGGTGGACCTCGGCGACATCACCATGAGCCGGTATATCGAGCCGCTCGCCCTGATCTGGATTACCCACGCGGCCAACTCGGGCTGGACGAAGCGCGATCACGCCTTCAAGCTGCTCAACCGCTGA
- the nudC gene encoding NAD(+) diphosphatase, with protein MIRPASFVPSVRVVPSGGALLFIFLEGRLLLREEGTLPHGRPEAFPVDLVNPLGLLDGVPVYGARLAGEVPAGYTLRPLRGVYGVLSEDLFGLAGYAAQIVEWDRTHRFCGACGAPTVRSERETSKVCPNCGLSVYPRVAPVVMVLITRGEGGERELLLARGPHFAPGMYSALAGFVEPSETLEHACHREVREEVGVEITGLRYRFSQPWPFPHSLMIAFTAEDAGGHLVLQPEEIEDAGWYRVDALPTLPPPFSIARRLIETVARGE; from the coding sequence ATGATCCGCCCCGCCTCCTTCGTGCCGTCCGTGCGGGTGGTCCCCTCCGGGGGCGCGCTGCTCTTCATCTTCCTGGAAGGCCGTCTCCTCCTGCGGGAGGAGGGCACGCTGCCGCACGGCCGCCCGGAAGCCTTCCCCGTGGACCTCGTGAACCCGCTCGGCCTCCTCGACGGCGTGCCCGTTTACGGCGCGCGGCTGGCGGGCGAGGTCCCCGCCGGGTACACCCTCCGGCCCCTGCGCGGCGTGTACGGCGTGCTCTCCGAGGACCTGTTCGGCCTTGCCGGGTACGCGGCGCAGATCGTGGAATGGGACCGCACCCACCGCTTCTGCGGGGCGTGCGGGGCACCGACCGTCCGCTCCGAACGGGAGACCTCGAAGGTCTGCCCGAATTGCGGCCTGAGCGTCTACCCGCGCGTCGCCCCGGTGGTGATGGTGCTCATCACGCGCGGGGAGGGAGGGGAGCGGGAACTGCTGCTCGCCCGTGGCCCGCACTTCGCGCCCGGCATGTACTCGGCGCTGGCGGGCTTCGTGGAGCCGTCCGAGACGCTGGAGCACGCCTGCCACCGCGAGGTGCGCGAGGAGGTCGGGGTCGAGATCACCGGGCTGCGCTACCGCTTCAGCCAGCCCTGGCCCTTCCCGCATTCGCTGATGATCGCCTTCACCGCCGAGGACGCGGGCGGACACCTCGTGCTGCAACCGGAGGAGATCGAGGACGCGGGGTGGTACCGGGTGGACGCCCTGCCCACCCTGCCGCCGCCCTTCAGCATCGCCCGCAGGCTGATCGAGACGGTGGCGCGGGGGGAGTGA
- a CDS encoding metallophosphoesterase family protein — protein sequence MRVAILSDVHGNRFALEAVLADLRSLAPDLICNLGDTVWGGADPAGAWALQMREAPPTVRGNTDEFLLADPAELDAETRVGREFLERELGGVPPELAALPVTATVADGEVLLAHGAPSSPWDALFLVKEGDAVRPALPVEMLERVAAWPAARVVVVGHTHKEQVATRRGVTFVNAGSVSRQGHGDPAARWVLLERRAGFWNVTFRRTAYDVEAAARWAEAHAPNGAQEARQLRTGLPG from the coding sequence ATGCGAGTGGCGATCCTGAGTGACGTACACGGAAACCGTTTCGCGCTGGAGGCGGTGCTGGCCGACCTTCGCAGCCTTGCCCCCGACCTGATCTGCAACCTGGGTGACACGGTGTGGGGCGGGGCCGACCCGGCGGGCGCCTGGGCCCTCCAGATGCGGGAGGCGCCTCCCACCGTGCGGGGGAATACGGATGAGTTTCTGCTGGCCGATCCTGCCGAGCTAGACGCTGAGACGAGGGTGGGCCGCGAGTTTCTGGAGCGCGAGCTGGGCGGTGTGCCGCCCGAACTCGCCGCGCTGCCGGTGACCGCGACCGTGGCGGACGGGGAGGTGCTGCTGGCGCACGGCGCCCCGAGCAGCCCGTGGGACGCGCTTTTCCTGGTCAAGGAGGGCGACGCCGTGCGCCCTGCCCTGCCCGTCGAGATGCTGGAGCGGGTGGCCGCTTGGCCTGCCGCACGGGTGGTGGTCGTCGGTCATACCCACAAGGAACAGGTTGCTACGCGCCGGGGAGTGACCTTCGTCAACGCAGGCTCTGTGTCACGGCAGGGGCACGGAGACCCGGCGGCCCGCTGGGTGCTGCTCGAACGCCGTGCGGGCTTCTGGAACGTCACCTTCCGCCGCACCGCGTACGACGTGGAGGCCGCCGCCCGCTGGGCCGAGGCTCACGCGCCGAACGGGGCGCAGGAGGCGCGGCAACTCCGGACTGGACTCCCGGGCTGA
- a CDS encoding NUDIX hydrolase, whose amino-acid sequence MTDIRLPLGGLKFSVRVAILCVREDRLLANTTPGLGFWFLPGGALSTGEDVLTCAAREWREETGTQPGPLRLVGVLENFFGPPEKRQHEIGFYFRMEAPASLPDETFTVLDNADYFYGWLPLSEIASRPVYPVAIAEFLKAGPGEVRHLVERN is encoded by the coding sequence ATGACCGACATTCGCCTCCCCCTCGGCGGCCTCAAATTCAGCGTCCGCGTCGCCATCCTGTGCGTGCGTGAAGACCGCCTGCTCGCCAACACGACGCCAGGGCTAGGCTTCTGGTTCCTCCCCGGCGGCGCCCTCTCCACGGGCGAGGACGTGCTGACCTGCGCCGCCCGCGAGTGGCGGGAGGAGACGGGCACACAGCCCGGACCGCTACGCCTCGTCGGCGTGCTGGAGAACTTCTTCGGCCCACCGGAAAAGCGCCAGCACGAGATCGGCTTCTACTTCCGCATGGAGGCGCCCGCCAGCCTCCCCGACGAGACGTTCACCGTGCTCGACAACGCCGACTACTTCTACGGCTGGCTGCCGCTGTCCGAGATCGCCTCCCGCCCCGTCTACCCCGTCGCCATCGCCGAATTCCTGAAAGCGGGGCCCGGAGAGGTCCGCCACCTCGTCGAGCGGAACTGA
- a CDS encoding UvrD-helicase domain-containing protein, translating into MTTAPDLPDSPLLSQLNPNQAQAAHHFRGPALVIAGAGSGKTRTLVYRIAHLTLHYGVDPGEILAVTFTNKAAAEMRERAQHLVQGADRLWMSTFHSAGVRILRAYGEHIGLKRGFVIYDDDDQMDILKEVMGSVPGIGPDTNPRVLRGILDRAKSNLLTPEDLARSHELYISGVPRESAAEVYRRYESRKKGQNAIDFGDLITETVRLFKEVPGVLDRVQDRARFIHVDEYQDTNKAQYELTRLLASRDRNLLVVGDPDQCLPPGTLVCTPNGERPIEEIVEGDLVCGTGGGESLVPARVTHVKRGHSTGPLWTVAAGGRTLRGTAHHVVLARHEPMVGQWYVYLMYREDRGYRVGLTVGARQNSEGKTDYGYRVRLNQENGDKVWVLRVCESRADAAYWEALYAARYGLPTALFHGVGRNLALSETHLARLFSELDTVSAARRLMADLHLHPDFPHHRPQNGMRRQSVNLIMYSDHRSGLVGYHRVQWSSNRADVAERLTQAGHPVRTNGRGGYRLEVSRKDYEGALEYAQQVARDGGLELQRKALVDGHMYAFLPLSHLHPGMKVLVQDAGHLREETVESVGQESYDGPVYDLTVSPTHTYLANGILVHNSIYKFRGADIQNILDFQKDYPDARVYMLEHNYRSSARVLGIANKLIENNSERLDKTLRAVKEDGHPVMFHRATDHRAEGDFVSEWITRLHAQGVSFKDMAILYRTNAQSRVMEESLRRVQIPAKIVGGVGFYDRREIRDILAYARLAINPDDDVALRRIIGRPRRGIGDTALERLMEWARVNGTSVLTACANAVERNVLERGAQKAVEFAELMHGMSEAADNYLPAPFLRFVIETSGYLDLLRQEGQEGQVRMENLEELVNAAEEWSQTNEGTIGDFLDDAALLSSVDDMRARQENKGVPEDAVTLMTLHNAKGLEFPVVFIVGAEEGLLPSKNSLLEVGGIEEERRLFYVGITRAMDRLFLTAAQNRMQFGKTNSTEDSRFLEEIEGGFDPVDPYGQVIEYRQKTWKDFRPSAPSQPAPSAVKNTSPLTSEMAYRGGEKVRHPKFGEGQVLAVAGVGDRQEVTVHFPTAGAKKLLVKFANLTKV; encoded by the coding sequence GTGACCACCGCGCCGGACCTGCCCGATTCCCCCCTGCTGTCCCAGCTCAATCCCAATCAGGCGCAGGCCGCCCACCACTTCCGGGGGCCCGCGCTCGTGATCGCCGGGGCGGGCAGCGGCAAGACCCGCACGCTCGTCTACCGCATCGCGCACCTGACCCTGCACTACGGGGTGGACCCCGGCGAAATCCTGGCCGTGACCTTTACCAACAAGGCCGCCGCCGAGATGCGTGAGCGGGCGCAACACCTCGTCCAGGGGGCCGACCGATTGTGGATGAGCACCTTCCACTCGGCGGGCGTGCGGATTCTGCGGGCGTACGGCGAGCACATCGGATTGAAGCGCGGCTTCGTCATCTACGACGACGACGACCAGATGGACATCCTCAAGGAGGTCATGGGCAGCGTCCCCGGCATCGGCCCGGACACCAATCCCCGGGTGCTGCGCGGCATCCTCGACCGCGCCAAGAGCAACCTGCTCACGCCCGAGGACCTCGCCCGCAGCCACGAACTCTACATCAGCGGCGTGCCCCGCGAGTCCGCCGCCGAGGTCTACCGCCGCTACGAGTCACGCAAGAAGGGCCAGAACGCCATCGACTTCGGCGACCTGATCACAGAAACCGTCCGGTTGTTCAAGGAGGTGCCCGGCGTCCTCGACCGGGTGCAGGACCGCGCCCGCTTCATCCACGTGGACGAGTACCAGGACACGAACAAGGCGCAATATGAATTGACGCGGCTGCTTGCGAGTCGAGATCGGAATTTGTTGGTCGTGGGAGACCCCGATCAATGCCTCCCGCCCGGCACGCTCGTCTGCACGCCGAACGGCGAGCGGCCCATTGAGGAGATCGTGGAGGGAGACCTCGTGTGTGGCACGGGTGGGGGAGAGAGCCTCGTCCCTGCCCGCGTCACCCACGTCAAGCGCGGGCACTCGACCGGGCCGCTGTGGACGGTCGCGGCGGGGGGGCGCACCCTGCGCGGCACAGCACACCATGTCGTCCTGGCGCGGCACGAGCCGATGGTGGGCCAGTGGTACGTGTACCTGATGTACCGCGAGGACCGGGGTTACCGTGTCGGCCTCACCGTGGGTGCGCGGCAGAACAGCGAGGGCAAGACCGACTACGGTTACCGGGTACGGCTCAACCAGGAGAACGGCGACAAGGTGTGGGTGCTGCGCGTCTGCGAGTCGCGCGCCGACGCCGCGTACTGGGAGGCGCTGTATGCCGCCCGCTATGGCCTGCCTACCGCCCTCTTCCACGGGGTCGGGCGGAACCTCGCGCTGAGTGAGACGCACCTCGCCCGGCTGTTCTCGGAACTGGACACCGTGAGCGCTGCGCGGCGCCTGATGGCCGACCTGCACCTGCACCCTGACTTCCCCCACCACAGGCCGCAAAACGGGATGCGGCGCCAGAGCGTGAACCTGATCATGTACTCCGATCATCGGAGCGGCCTGGTCGGCTACCACCGCGTCCAGTGGAGCAGCAACCGCGCGGACGTGGCCGAACGCCTGACGCAGGCGGGGCACCCTGTCCGCACGAACGGGCGCGGCGGCTACCGGCTGGAGGTCAGCCGCAAGGATTACGAGGGGGCGCTGGAGTATGCGCAGCAGGTGGCGCGTGACGGCGGATTGGAACTGCAACGCAAGGCGCTGGTGGACGGGCACATGTACGCCTTCCTGCCCCTCTCGCACCTGCACCCCGGGATGAAGGTGCTGGTGCAGGACGCCGGACACCTGCGCGAGGAAACTGTGGAGAGCGTCGGCCAGGAGTCCTACGACGGACCTGTGTACGACCTGACCGTCTCACCTACACATACCTATCTGGCCAACGGGATTCTCGTCCACAACAGCATCTACAAGTTCCGCGGCGCCGACATTCAAAACATCCTCGACTTCCAGAAAGATTACCCCGACGCCAGGGTCTACATGCTCGAACACAACTACCGTTCGAGTGCGCGCGTGCTGGGTATCGCCAACAAGCTGATCGAGAACAACTCCGAGCGGCTGGACAAAACCCTGCGCGCCGTCAAGGAGGACGGGCACCCCGTCATGTTCCACCGGGCGACGGACCACCGGGCGGAGGGGGACTTCGTGTCGGAGTGGATCACGCGCCTGCACGCCCAGGGCGTTTCCTTCAAGGACATGGCGATTCTGTACCGCACGAACGCCCAGTCGCGCGTGATGGAGGAGTCGCTGCGGCGGGTGCAGATTCCCGCGAAGATCGTGGGCGGCGTGGGCTTCTACGACCGCCGGGAAATCCGCGACATCCTGGCCTACGCCCGCCTCGCCATCAACCCGGACGACGACGTGGCGCTGCGCCGCATCATCGGGCGGCCCCGGCGCGGGATCGGGGACACGGCTTTGGAGCGCCTGATGGAGTGGGCGCGGGTGAACGGCACCTCGGTCCTGACCGCCTGCGCGAATGCCGTCGAGCGCAACGTCCTGGAACGCGGGGCTCAGAAGGCGGTCGAGTTCGCCGAACTCATGCACGGGATGAGCGAGGCCGCCGACAATTACCTGCCCGCGCCGTTCCTGCGTTTCGTGATCGAGACGAGCGGTTATCTCGACCTGCTGCGTCAGGAGGGGCAGGAGGGCCAGGTGCGGATGGAGAACCTGGAGGAACTCGTCAACGCCGCCGAGGAGTGGTCGCAGACGAACGAGGGCACCATCGGGGACTTCCTTGACGACGCGGCCCTGCTCTCCAGCGTGGACGACATGCGGGCGCGGCAGGAAAACAAGGGCGTGCCGGAAGACGCCGTGACCCTGATGACCCTGCACAACGCCAAGGGGCTGGAGTTCCCGGTGGTGTTCATCGTGGGGGCGGAGGAGGGCCTGCTGCCCAGCAAGAACTCGCTGCTGGAGGTCGGCGGCATCGAGGAGGAGCGCAGGCTCTTCTACGTCGGCATCACCCGGGCGATGGACCGCCTCTTCCTGACCGCCGCGCAAAACCGGATGCAGTTCGGCAAGACGAATTCCACGGAGGACAGCCGCTTCCTGGAGGAGATCGAGGGGGGCTTCGACCCGGTGGACCCCTACGGGCAGGTCATCGAGTACCGGCAGAAGACGTGGAAGGACTTCCGCCCGTCCGCGCCGAGCCAGCCTGCCCCCAGCGCCGTCAAGAACACCAGCCCGCTCACCTCGGAGATGGCGTACCGGGGCGGCGAGAAGGTCCGGCACCCCAAGTTCGGCGAGGGGCAGGTGCTCGCGGTGGCGGGCGTGGGCGACCGGCAGGAGGTCACCGTCCACTTCCCCACGGCGGGCGCGAAAAAGCTGCTCGTGAAATTCGCCAACCTCACCAAGGTCTGA
- a CDS encoding cation diffusion facilitator family transporter has product MNRTTRIALGSVVVAAVVLGLKFVAYGLTGSVALYSDALESIINVAAAVAALVALRVASRPADANHPYGHTKAEYFSAVAEGVLIVLAAVAILTEAVPALLNPRSVDAPYPGLLVNFGASVLNGLWASVLLREGRRHRSPALLADGRHVLSDVVTSVGVLVGVVLAGVTGWAVLDPLLAVLVALNVLWSGWGLMRESVGGLMDAGADPATTHRLRQLMSEHAEGALEIHDVRTRHAGRVTFVEFHLVVPGQMTVEEAHHICDRLEDAIRAELEGASVTIHVEPQEKAKHHGVLVL; this is encoded by the coding sequence ATGAACCGCACGACGCGAATCGCGCTGGGGAGCGTGGTGGTGGCCGCCGTCGTGCTGGGCCTCAAATTCGTGGCGTACGGGCTGACGGGCAGTGTGGCGCTGTACTCCGACGCATTGGAGAGCATCATCAACGTGGCCGCCGCCGTCGCCGCCCTGGTGGCGCTGCGGGTGGCCTCACGGCCCGCCGACGCGAACCATCCCTACGGGCACACCAAGGCCGAATACTTCAGCGCGGTCGCAGAAGGCGTCCTGATCGTCCTCGCCGCCGTCGCCATCCTAACGGAGGCCGTGCCCGCGCTCCTGAACCCCCGTTCGGTGGACGCTCCCTACCCCGGGCTGCTCGTCAACTTCGGGGCGAGTGTCCTGAACGGGCTGTGGGCCTCGGTGCTGCTGCGCGAGGGCCGCCGTCACCGCTCGCCTGCCCTCCTCGCCGACGGGCGGCACGTCCTGAGCGACGTGGTGACGAGCGTGGGGGTGCTCGTGGGCGTGGTGCTGGCGGGGGTCACGGGGTGGGCCGTCCTCGACCCGCTGCTCGCCGTGCTCGTGGCGCTCAACGTGCTGTGGAGCGGCTGGGGCCTGATGCGCGAGAGCGTGGGCGGGCTGATGGACGCCGGGGCCGATCCCGCCACGACCCATCGTCTGCGCCAGCTGATGAGCGAGCACGCCGAGGGGGCTTTGGAAATCCACGACGTGCGCACCCGGCACGCGGGCCGCGTCACCTTCGTGGAGTTCCACCTCGTCGTGCCCGGCCAGATGACGGTCGAGGAGGCCCACCATATCTGCGACCGGCTGGAGGACGCGATCCGGGCCGAACTCGAAGGCGCCAGCGTGACCATTCACGTCGAGCCGCAGGAAAAGGCCAAGCACCACGGCGTCCTCGTGTTGTAG
- a CDS encoding DUF1540 domain-containing protein has translation MNDRQGMQGGEQMSVVSRCGATNCRYNENEQCMAGQIEVAFNGQMAQCMTFSPEDQMGDTQTMGEGAR, from the coding sequence ATGAACGACAGGCAAGGGATGCAGGGCGGGGAGCAGATGAGCGTCGTGAGCCGCTGCGGGGCGACGAACTGCCGTTACAACGAGAACGAGCAGTGCATGGCGGGGCAGATCGAGGTGGCCTTTAACGGCCAGATGGCCCAGTGCATGACCTTCAGCCCCGAAGACCAGATGGGCGATACCCAGACGATGGGCGAGGGCGCCCGCTGA